One window of Dromaius novaehollandiae isolate bDroNov1 chromosome 20, bDroNov1.hap1, whole genome shotgun sequence genomic DNA carries:
- the CIZ1 gene encoding cip1-interacting zinc finger protein isoform X1 has protein sequence MFNQQQFQQQLLQLQHLLQQQQQHHHPPAQQGGRGLPPPQQQQMLSLRATNQPSLLNANPMLQRALLMQQMQGNLRGFNMTAPALQQFFPQATRHSLLGPPPVGVSLKPTRLGFPSLPFQRQNRIFRKDFQRVPDRKRELDPGSSSQTQGDEKMEIPEEVQAGSEQNNSSPSAEPRTPTESVLNVEPAAKRLKSVTEESTLEDAAGSKEAGESSTQVQADGADCVKECTAEDLSKERKFSEEPKVPEVLSSGGSLKVTIQQSSESRAISTTALKPGHWTCEVGTAEPSPESVLKFYCYICKTDCCSQQNFQSHMAGIQHQQRLGEIQHMSNVCFVSLLPMVKERKMLAEKDGETQQRWCNTCQIHFTGDLIKHRRTQEHKLAKRSLRPFCTVCSRHFKTPRKFVEHMKSPEHKQKAKEVRLGEKELGSPEDSEELITVDAVGCFEDDEEEEEEEEGAGEEEDLDVVLIENEDSAAKQTGLKEVTLEDYEGSEKYCPDTAYGLDFLVPVAGYLCRLCHKFYHSDSAARLAHCKSLMHFENFQRYKAARHRATAAYSEAPLHSQGSSSQLLGDQKQPPTTAVNTSKKMNADHGIGNEGTELSAVQAAASRSPEGKDELASSVAEDKSLASETDDTCGVMVVEEGNLQEENKSTTASADCLLLEESSTVGELLGHTGCKEEEGNGARQSEGTDDCQEPGSGGDLDRNEAANTGQEEVAEPSSLAKGEAASLTSAGCRRSTRRKPR, from the exons ATGTTCAACCAGCAGCagttccagcagcagctgctgcagctccagcacctcctccagcagcagcagcagcaccaccaccccCCGGCGCAGCAGGGAGGCCG GGGTTTACCACCACCACAACAGCAACAGATGCTGAGCTTACGGGCAACGAATCAACCATCACTACTCAATGCCAATCCTATGCTTCAGCGGGCCTTACTCATGCAACAGATGCAAG GAAACTTGCGTGGATTTAACATGACAGCCCCGGCACTGCAGCAGTTTTTCCCTCAGGCTACAAGACATTCCCTCCTGGGGCCACCACCTGTTGGGGTCTCATTAAAGCCGACACGGCTGGGCTTCCCCAGCCTTCCTTTCCAACGGCAGAACCGGATTTTTCGCAAG GATTTCCAGAGGGTCCCTGATAGGAAGCGGGAGCTAGATCCAGGTTCTTCGTCTCAGACGCAAGGTGATGAGAAAATGGAAATCCCAGAGGAAGTGCAAGCAGGGTCAGAGCAGAACAACTCCTCACCATCCGCAG AGCCAAGAACTCCAACAGAATCTGTGTTGAACGTTGAGCCTGCAGCAAAGAGACTGAAGAG TGTGACAGAAGAGTCTACGTTGGAGGATGCAGCAGGCAGCAAGGAAGCAGGAGAGTCGAGCACACAAGTCCAAGCTGATG GTGCAGACTGTGTGAAGGAGTGCACAGCTGAAGACCTCTCTAAAGAGAGGAAATTCTCTGAGGAACCAAAGGTCCCCGAG GTGTTGAGTTCTGGAGGTTCACTGAAAGTGACTATCCAGCAGAGCAGTGAGAGCAGAGCTATCAGTACAACAGCTCTGAAACCAGGGCACTGGACCTGCGAGGTGGGCACAGCTGAGCCTAGCCCTGAATCAGTCCTTAAATTCTACTGTTACATCTGCAAGACTGACTGCTGCAGTCAGCAG AATTTCCAGTCCCACATGGCTGGCATTCAGCACCAGCAGCGACTTGGGGAGATTCAGCACATGAGCAATGTTTGTTTTGTCTCACTACTGCCCATGGTGAAGGAGCGGAAGATGCTGGCAGAGAAAGATGG AGAGACCCAGCAGCGATGGTGTAACACTTGTCAGATACACTTCACAGGGGATCTAATCAAACATCGCAGGACCCAAGAACACAAG TTGGCCAAACGCTCACTCCGTCCTTTTTGCACTGTCTGCAGCCGCCACTTCAAGACCCCTCGCAAGTTTGTGGAGCATATGAAGTCCCCTGAGCACAAACAGAAAGCCAAAGAG GTGAGGCTGGGAGAGAAGGAGCTGGGCAGCCCAGAGGATTCAGAGGAGTTGATCACAGTGGATGCTGTTGGCTGTTTTGaagatgatgaagaggaggaggaggaggaagagggagctgGTGAGGAGGAAGACCTTGACGTAGTGCTGATAGAGAATGAGGATTCTGCTGCCAAGCAG ACTGGGCTGAAAGAAGTGACTCTGGAGGATTATGAAGGAAGTGAGAAGTACTGTCCAGACACAGCCTATG GCCTGGATTTTCTGGTCCCCGTCGCAGGTTACCTCTGCAGGCTGTGTCACAAATTCTACCATAGCGACTCTGCTGCCCGGCTCGCACACTGCAAGTCCCTGATGCATTTTGAGAACTTTCAG AGATACAAGGCAGCAAGGCATCGTGCCACAGCTGCCTACTCCGAGGCTCCTTTGCATTCCCAGGGCTCCAGCTCCCAATTGCTGGGTGATCAAAAACAGCCTCCTACTACAGCTGTCAATACCAGCAAGAAGATGAATGCTGATCATGGGATAGGCAATGAAGGTACAGAGCTGTCGGCAGTACAAGCAGCAGCTTCACGGTCTCCAGAGGGTAAGGATGAGCTGGCCAGCTCTGtagcagaggacaaaagcctagcCAGTGAGACTGACGACACGTGTGGAGTCATGGTCGTAGAAGAAGGAAATCTACAGGAGGAGAACAAGTCCACTACCGCTAGCGCCGATTGCTTGCTCCTTGAAGAGAGCAGCACCGTGGGGGAGTTGTTGGGACACACTGGGTGTAAGGAGGAAGAAGGCAATGGAGCCAGGCAAAGCGAAGGCACAGACGACTGCCAGGAGCCAGGGAGCGGAGGGGATTTAGACCGGAATGAGGCAGCAAACACAGGCCAGGAGGAAGTGGCTGAGCCTTCCTCCCTCGCCAAAGGTGAGGCAGCCAGTCTTACCTCTGCTGGGTGCAGGCGCTCTACTAGGCGCAAACCCAGATAG
- the CIZ1 gene encoding cip1-interacting zinc finger protein isoform X3, producing the protein MLSLRATNQPSLLNANPMLQRALLMQQMQGNLRGFNMTAPALQQFFPQATRHSLLGPPPVGVSLKPTRLGFPSLPFQRQNRIFRKDFQRVPDRKRELDPGSSSQTQGDEKMEIPEEVQAGSEQNNSSPSAEPRTPTESVLNVEPAAKRLKSVTEESTLEDAAGSKEAGESSTQVQADGADCVKECTAEDLSKERKFSEEPKVPEVLSSGGSLKVTIQQSSESRAISTTALKPGHWTCEVGTAEPSPESVLKFYCYICKTDCCSQQNFQSHMAGIQHQQRLGEIQHMSNVCFVSLLPMVKERKMLAEKDGETQQRWCNTCQIHFTGDLIKHRRTQEHKLAKRSLRPFCTVCSRHFKTPRKFVEHMKSPEHKQKAKEVRLGEKELGSPEDSEELITVDAVGCFEDDEEEEEEEEGAGEEEDLDVVLIENEDSAAKQTGLKEVTLEDYEGSEKYCPDTAYGLDFLVPVAGYLCRLCHKFYHSDSAARLAHCKSLMHFENFQRYKAARHRATAAYSEAPLHSQGSSSQLLGDQKQPPTTAVNTSKKMNADHGIGNEGTELSAVQAAASRSPEGKDELASSVAEDKSLASETDDTCGVMVVEEGNLQEENKSTTASADCLLLEESSTVGELLGHTGCKEEEGNGARQSEGTDDCQEPGSGGDLDRNEAANTGQEEVAEPSSLAKGEAASLTSAGCRRSTRRKPR; encoded by the exons ATGCTGAGCTTACGGGCAACGAATCAACCATCACTACTCAATGCCAATCCTATGCTTCAGCGGGCCTTACTCATGCAACAGATGCAAG GAAACTTGCGTGGATTTAACATGACAGCCCCGGCACTGCAGCAGTTTTTCCCTCAGGCTACAAGACATTCCCTCCTGGGGCCACCACCTGTTGGGGTCTCATTAAAGCCGACACGGCTGGGCTTCCCCAGCCTTCCTTTCCAACGGCAGAACCGGATTTTTCGCAAG GATTTCCAGAGGGTCCCTGATAGGAAGCGGGAGCTAGATCCAGGTTCTTCGTCTCAGACGCAAGGTGATGAGAAAATGGAAATCCCAGAGGAAGTGCAAGCAGGGTCAGAGCAGAACAACTCCTCACCATCCGCAG AGCCAAGAACTCCAACAGAATCTGTGTTGAACGTTGAGCCTGCAGCAAAGAGACTGAAGAG TGTGACAGAAGAGTCTACGTTGGAGGATGCAGCAGGCAGCAAGGAAGCAGGAGAGTCGAGCACACAAGTCCAAGCTGATG GTGCAGACTGTGTGAAGGAGTGCACAGCTGAAGACCTCTCTAAAGAGAGGAAATTCTCTGAGGAACCAAAGGTCCCCGAG GTGTTGAGTTCTGGAGGTTCACTGAAAGTGACTATCCAGCAGAGCAGTGAGAGCAGAGCTATCAGTACAACAGCTCTGAAACCAGGGCACTGGACCTGCGAGGTGGGCACAGCTGAGCCTAGCCCTGAATCAGTCCTTAAATTCTACTGTTACATCTGCAAGACTGACTGCTGCAGTCAGCAG AATTTCCAGTCCCACATGGCTGGCATTCAGCACCAGCAGCGACTTGGGGAGATTCAGCACATGAGCAATGTTTGTTTTGTCTCACTACTGCCCATGGTGAAGGAGCGGAAGATGCTGGCAGAGAAAGATGG AGAGACCCAGCAGCGATGGTGTAACACTTGTCAGATACACTTCACAGGGGATCTAATCAAACATCGCAGGACCCAAGAACACAAG TTGGCCAAACGCTCACTCCGTCCTTTTTGCACTGTCTGCAGCCGCCACTTCAAGACCCCTCGCAAGTTTGTGGAGCATATGAAGTCCCCTGAGCACAAACAGAAAGCCAAAGAG GTGAGGCTGGGAGAGAAGGAGCTGGGCAGCCCAGAGGATTCAGAGGAGTTGATCACAGTGGATGCTGTTGGCTGTTTTGaagatgatgaagaggaggaggaggaggaagagggagctgGTGAGGAGGAAGACCTTGACGTAGTGCTGATAGAGAATGAGGATTCTGCTGCCAAGCAG ACTGGGCTGAAAGAAGTGACTCTGGAGGATTATGAAGGAAGTGAGAAGTACTGTCCAGACACAGCCTATG GCCTGGATTTTCTGGTCCCCGTCGCAGGTTACCTCTGCAGGCTGTGTCACAAATTCTACCATAGCGACTCTGCTGCCCGGCTCGCACACTGCAAGTCCCTGATGCATTTTGAGAACTTTCAG AGATACAAGGCAGCAAGGCATCGTGCCACAGCTGCCTACTCCGAGGCTCCTTTGCATTCCCAGGGCTCCAGCTCCCAATTGCTGGGTGATCAAAAACAGCCTCCTACTACAGCTGTCAATACCAGCAAGAAGATGAATGCTGATCATGGGATAGGCAATGAAGGTACAGAGCTGTCGGCAGTACAAGCAGCAGCTTCACGGTCTCCAGAGGGTAAGGATGAGCTGGCCAGCTCTGtagcagaggacaaaagcctagcCAGTGAGACTGACGACACGTGTGGAGTCATGGTCGTAGAAGAAGGAAATCTACAGGAGGAGAACAAGTCCACTACCGCTAGCGCCGATTGCTTGCTCCTTGAAGAGAGCAGCACCGTGGGGGAGTTGTTGGGACACACTGGGTGTAAGGAGGAAGAAGGCAATGGAGCCAGGCAAAGCGAAGGCACAGACGACTGCCAGGAGCCAGGGAGCGGAGGGGATTTAGACCGGAATGAGGCAGCAAACACAGGCCAGGAGGAAGTGGCTGAGCCTTCCTCCCTCGCCAAAGGTGAGGCAGCCAGTCTTACCTCTGCTGGGTGCAGGCGCTCTACTAGGCGCAAACCCAGATAG
- the CIZ1 gene encoding cip1-interacting zinc finger protein isoform X2: protein MFNQQQFQQQLLQLQHLLQQQQQHHHPPAQQGGRGLPPPQQQQMLSLRATNQPSLLNANPMLQRALLMQQMQGNLRGFNMTAPALQQFFPQATRHSLLGPPPVGVSLKPTRLGFPSLPFQRQNRIFRKDFQRVPDRKRELDPGSSSQTQGDEKMEIPEEVQAGSEQNNSSPSAEPRTPTESVLNVEPAAKRLKSVTEESTLEDAAGSKEAGESSTQVQADGADCVKECTAEDLSKERKFSEEPKVPEVLSSGGSLKVTIQQSSESRAISTTALKPGHWTCEVGTAEPSPESVLKFYCYICKTDCCSQQNFQSHMAGIQHQQRLGEIQHMSNVCFVSLLPMVKERKMLAEKDGETQQRWCNTCQIHFTGDLIKHRRTQEHKLAKRSLRPFCTVCSRHFKTPRKFVEHMKSPEHKQKAKEVRLGEKELGSPEDSEELITVDAVGCFEDDEEEEEEEEGAGEEEDLDVVLIENEDSAAKQTGLKEVTLEDYEGSEKYCPDTAYGLDFLVPVAGYLCRLCHKFYHSDSAARLAHCKSLMHFENFQGSSSQLLGDQKQPPTTAVNTSKKMNADHGIGNEGTELSAVQAAASRSPEGKDELASSVAEDKSLASETDDTCGVMVVEEGNLQEENKSTTASADCLLLEESSTVGELLGHTGCKEEEGNGARQSEGTDDCQEPGSGGDLDRNEAANTGQEEVAEPSSLAKGEAASLTSAGCRRSTRRKPR from the exons ATGTTCAACCAGCAGCagttccagcagcagctgctgcagctccagcacctcctccagcagcagcagcagcaccaccaccccCCGGCGCAGCAGGGAGGCCG GGGTTTACCACCACCACAACAGCAACAGATGCTGAGCTTACGGGCAACGAATCAACCATCACTACTCAATGCCAATCCTATGCTTCAGCGGGCCTTACTCATGCAACAGATGCAAG GAAACTTGCGTGGATTTAACATGACAGCCCCGGCACTGCAGCAGTTTTTCCCTCAGGCTACAAGACATTCCCTCCTGGGGCCACCACCTGTTGGGGTCTCATTAAAGCCGACACGGCTGGGCTTCCCCAGCCTTCCTTTCCAACGGCAGAACCGGATTTTTCGCAAG GATTTCCAGAGGGTCCCTGATAGGAAGCGGGAGCTAGATCCAGGTTCTTCGTCTCAGACGCAAGGTGATGAGAAAATGGAAATCCCAGAGGAAGTGCAAGCAGGGTCAGAGCAGAACAACTCCTCACCATCCGCAG AGCCAAGAACTCCAACAGAATCTGTGTTGAACGTTGAGCCTGCAGCAAAGAGACTGAAGAG TGTGACAGAAGAGTCTACGTTGGAGGATGCAGCAGGCAGCAAGGAAGCAGGAGAGTCGAGCACACAAGTCCAAGCTGATG GTGCAGACTGTGTGAAGGAGTGCACAGCTGAAGACCTCTCTAAAGAGAGGAAATTCTCTGAGGAACCAAAGGTCCCCGAG GTGTTGAGTTCTGGAGGTTCACTGAAAGTGACTATCCAGCAGAGCAGTGAGAGCAGAGCTATCAGTACAACAGCTCTGAAACCAGGGCACTGGACCTGCGAGGTGGGCACAGCTGAGCCTAGCCCTGAATCAGTCCTTAAATTCTACTGTTACATCTGCAAGACTGACTGCTGCAGTCAGCAG AATTTCCAGTCCCACATGGCTGGCATTCAGCACCAGCAGCGACTTGGGGAGATTCAGCACATGAGCAATGTTTGTTTTGTCTCACTACTGCCCATGGTGAAGGAGCGGAAGATGCTGGCAGAGAAAGATGG AGAGACCCAGCAGCGATGGTGTAACACTTGTCAGATACACTTCACAGGGGATCTAATCAAACATCGCAGGACCCAAGAACACAAG TTGGCCAAACGCTCACTCCGTCCTTTTTGCACTGTCTGCAGCCGCCACTTCAAGACCCCTCGCAAGTTTGTGGAGCATATGAAGTCCCCTGAGCACAAACAGAAAGCCAAAGAG GTGAGGCTGGGAGAGAAGGAGCTGGGCAGCCCAGAGGATTCAGAGGAGTTGATCACAGTGGATGCTGTTGGCTGTTTTGaagatgatgaagaggaggaggaggaggaagagggagctgGTGAGGAGGAAGACCTTGACGTAGTGCTGATAGAGAATGAGGATTCTGCTGCCAAGCAG ACTGGGCTGAAAGAAGTGACTCTGGAGGATTATGAAGGAAGTGAGAAGTACTGTCCAGACACAGCCTATG GCCTGGATTTTCTGGTCCCCGTCGCAGGTTACCTCTGCAGGCTGTGTCACAAATTCTACCATAGCGACTCTGCTGCCCGGCTCGCACACTGCAAGTCCCTGATGCATTTTGAGAACTTTCAG GGCTCCAGCTCCCAATTGCTGGGTGATCAAAAACAGCCTCCTACTACAGCTGTCAATACCAGCAAGAAGATGAATGCTGATCATGGGATAGGCAATGAAGGTACAGAGCTGTCGGCAGTACAAGCAGCAGCTTCACGGTCTCCAGAGGGTAAGGATGAGCTGGCCAGCTCTGtagcagaggacaaaagcctagcCAGTGAGACTGACGACACGTGTGGAGTCATGGTCGTAGAAGAAGGAAATCTACAGGAGGAGAACAAGTCCACTACCGCTAGCGCCGATTGCTTGCTCCTTGAAGAGAGCAGCACCGTGGGGGAGTTGTTGGGACACACTGGGTGTAAGGAGGAAGAAGGCAATGGAGCCAGGCAAAGCGAAGGCACAGACGACTGCCAGGAGCCAGGGAGCGGAGGGGATTTAGACCGGAATGAGGCAGCAAACACAGGCCAGGAGGAAGTGGCTGAGCCTTCCTCCCTCGCCAAAGGTGAGGCAGCCAGTCTTACCTCTGCTGGGTGCAGGCGCTCTACTAGGCGCAAACCCAGATAG